The Gemmatimonadaceae bacterium DNA segment GCAATCCACGACAGCAGCGCCGGCAGCACCACCGGGTTGTCGAGCTTGCGCTCTGCCACGTTGGGCTGGCCGATCATCGCCAGCGGCGCGCGCGGCCCACTCTCGAAGCGTCCCTCCATCGCCGCCAGCGCCACCGGCTGATGCGCGGCGACGAGCCGGCCCTGCATATGACCGGTCGGGAATGCCACCAACTGTGCGGCTACCAGCGCCGCCGGGATTCCCGTGCGCAGGGAAATGCGCGCCGTGGCCGGATGCTCCCCGCGCAGCGTCCAGTACGCGCCGACGGCCGTCATCACGAAGGCGCCGGTCACCACCGACGCCATCTGGTTGTGGAAGAACTGGGTGACCGTCCACGGGCTCAGCAGCATCTCGGTGAGATGCGCGATCTGCAGGGTGCCATCGGGGGCCACATCGTAGCCCACCGGGTACTGCATGAATGCGTTGGTGGCGATGATGAACCACGCCGAAGACCAGCTGCCGATGAAGAGCGCGATGGCGGCCGCGAAGTGCAGGCGCGGGCCCAGCCGGCGCTCGCCGAAGATGAGCAGCGCGAGGACGCTCGACTCGAGGAAGAAGGCAAAGATCCCTTCCATCGCGAGCGTCTGCCCGATGACGCCGCCCGTGCGGGCCGCGAACGCCGCCCAGTTCGTGCCGAACTGGAATTCCATCGGGATCCCCGTGACCACGCCCATCGCGAAGGACAGCCCGAAGATGCGGATCCAGAATCGCGCCGCGTCGTCCCACGCCGCGTGCCCCGTGCGCAGGGCCACGCCCTTCAGGATCACGATGAGGAGCGCGAGCCCCATGGTGAGCTGCGGGAACAG contains these protein-coding regions:
- a CDS encoding cytochrome ubiquinol oxidase subunit I; the protein is MSDPLFWHRLQFGFTITYHYLFPQLTMGLALLIVILKGVALRTGHAAWDDAARFWIRIFGLSFAMGVVTGIPMEFQFGTNWAAFAARTGGVIGQTLAMEGIFAFFLESSVLALLIFGERRLGPRLHFAAAIALFIGSWSSAWFIIATNAFMQYPVGYDVAPDGTLQIAHLTEMLLSPWTVTQFFHNQMASVVTGAFVMTAVGAYWTLRGEHPATARISLRTGIPAALVAAQLVAFPTGHMQGRLVAAHQPVALAAMEGRFESGPRAPLAMIGQPNVAERKLDNPVVLPALLSWIAYGDFSANVRGLSDFPESDWPTSIELLYYAFHIMVGLGTIFIPLMALGAFLLWRGRLESSRWALWPLALAFPFPFIATTAGWMTAELGRQPWLVYGLMRTADGGSPTVHAGETLFSTLGFAGLYFVLGVLFLGLVAREVSHGPGAGHGATDVAEG